In one window of Leptospira sp. GIMC2001 DNA:
- a CDS encoding DUF2167 domain-containing protein gives MLKLNAILISLILLGTPIFAEAEIQEKVNKLKFQTGKVTIGDNLATIDVPKGFKFLDAKQSQFVLHDVWGNPEDDSTLGMLFKADQSPTSDNFTYAITYAFSDEGYVSDSDANEIDYEELLETMKEDIEEGNSFRKKEGYPTLNLVGWASKPYYDESNKKLHWAKEINFEGDEVNTLNYNIRMLGRKGVLVANAIATIEYLPEVEKDIPVILESTGFNEGEKYSDYNPSVDKVAAYGIGGLIAGKVLAKAGFFALIAKFWKIIALGGIAMLGFIKKFFSGRSNE, from the coding sequence ATGCTCAAGTTAAATGCAATTCTGATAAGCCTGATATTGTTAGGCACTCCTATTTTTGCCGAAGCAGAAATACAAGAAAAGGTCAATAAACTAAAATTCCAAACTGGAAAAGTTACGATTGGAGACAATCTCGCGACAATCGATGTGCCTAAGGGTTTTAAGTTTTTGGATGCCAAGCAAAGTCAGTTCGTACTGCACGATGTTTGGGGCAATCCAGAAGATGATTCAACATTAGGAATGCTGTTCAAGGCTGATCAATCACCGACGAGTGACAATTTCACTTATGCGATCACTTACGCTTTTTCTGATGAAGGATATGTTAGCGACAGTGATGCAAATGAAATTGATTATGAAGAACTTCTCGAGACAATGAAAGAAGATATCGAAGAAGGCAATTCTTTTCGTAAGAAAGAAGGCTATCCAACACTAAATCTTGTTGGCTGGGCTTCCAAACCTTATTATGACGAAAGCAATAAAAAGCTACATTGGGCAAAAGAAATTAATTTTGAAGGCGATGAAGTTAACACATTAAATTATAATATTCGAATGCTAGGAAGAAAAGGTGTCTTAGTTGCGAATGCGATCGCCACAATAGAATACCTTCCAGAGGTTGAGAAGGATATTCCCGTTATTTTAGAATCAACCGGATTTAATGAAGGTGAAAAATATTCAGATTATAATCCGAGTGTTGATAAAGTAGCAGCATACGGGATTGGGGGATTGATCGCAGGAAAAGTTCTCGCTAAAGCAGGTTTTTTTGCATTGATCGCGAAATTTTGGAAAATCATTGCATTAGGTGGAATTGCAATGCTTGGATTCATTAAGAAATTTTTTTCGGGAAGATCTAACGAATAA
- a CDS encoding pseudouridine synthase translates to MNKTERVDKILSNLGIGTRKEVKYFLRDKRVKLNGNIVTDAGTKVKPDDQLQYDDEILDWKEFVYYMINKPTGCITATEDPNEKTIMDYLSERDQGKKLFPIGRLDKDTEGFLILTNDGMLNHNLTSPKHHIYKTYLVHVDKDLEKSDILAFEKGVTLDEGYVCLPAKLEILDKTQAIVQIREGKFRQIRRMFTALGKEVVYLKRTKMGDLPLDDSLDLGQYRELTEDELEILRKK, encoded by the coding sequence ATGAACAAAACTGAAAGAGTTGATAAAATTTTATCCAATCTCGGAATTGGAACACGCAAAGAAGTGAAATATTTTCTGCGAGATAAGAGAGTAAAACTCAATGGAAATATTGTTACTGATGCAGGAACTAAAGTAAAACCAGATGACCAACTCCAATACGATGATGAAATTTTGGACTGGAAAGAATTTGTTTACTACATGATCAATAAGCCAACTGGATGCATTACTGCCACAGAAGACCCAAACGAGAAAACCATCATGGATTATCTGTCCGAAAGAGATCAAGGCAAAAAATTGTTTCCAATCGGTAGACTTGACAAAGACACTGAAGGATTTTTAATTCTCACAAACGATGGGATGTTAAATCACAATCTCACATCACCTAAGCACCATATTTATAAAACCTATTTGGTACATGTTGACAAGGACTTAGAGAAATCAGATATTTTAGCATTCGAAAAAGGTGTGACTTTAGATGAAGGATATGTTTGCCTTCCAGCTAAATTGGAAATTCTTGACAAGACGCAAGCAATAGTCCAGATTCGTGAAGGAAAATTTCGACAAATAAGAAGAATGTTCACTGCTTTAGGCAAAGAAGTAGTCTACTTAAAGAGAACGAAAATGGGTGATCTTCCTTTAGATGACAGTCTGGATCTAGGACAGTATCGTGAATTGACAGAAGATGAATTGGAAATTTTGCGAAAGAAATAG
- the murB gene encoding UDP-N-acetylmuramate dehydrogenase, whose protein sequence is MKSMLIESQLQELIRGLDKFSVPYRKDVSLAILSSFKIGGVSPLIVEPNQDSEIFEVLNLFRQLDIPYRVLGGGSNILISDHPDDFVVFRLSGDYKNYEMIEPGIFEIGGATNTTPVFRQISQKGFTGAEFLSTIPGWTGGAVIQNAGCYGGELLDLVSRIDFVRDGVIQSKKPSEIEYGYRFTEFLRDKDSIILRIQMQLQAGNLIEIEESLKDKRDKRNSSQPENKKSAGSIFRNPKVLDEDGKPIKAWQLIDRAGLRGVIQGGAQISPEHCNFIVNLGGAKAVDVHYLSELIMEKVEKTSGILLEREVENFGTIP, encoded by the coding sequence ATGAAATCAATGCTTATCGAATCTCAATTGCAAGAATTGATCCGTGGATTAGATAAATTTTCCGTCCCCTATCGCAAGGATGTATCTCTTGCTATACTTTCATCTTTCAAAATCGGTGGAGTCTCTCCTCTGATTGTAGAACCGAATCAGGATTCAGAAATTTTTGAAGTCTTAAATTTGTTTCGTCAGCTGGACATTCCGTACCGAGTGCTCGGAGGAGGTTCGAATATTTTGATCTCCGATCATCCTGATGACTTTGTTGTATTTCGTTTGAGTGGAGATTATAAAAACTATGAAATGATAGAGCCTGGAATTTTTGAGATTGGCGGTGCGACGAATACGACTCCGGTTTTTCGGCAGATTTCTCAGAAAGGATTTACGGGTGCGGAATTTTTGAGTACCATTCCTGGTTGGACTGGTGGTGCCGTTATTCAAAACGCAGGTTGTTATGGCGGTGAGTTGCTTGATCTAGTATCGAGAATTGACTTTGTTCGTGATGGTGTAATTCAATCTAAAAAACCCAGTGAGATCGAATATGGATATCGTTTTACAGAATTTCTGAGAGACAAAGATAGTATCATTCTTCGCATTCAGATGCAATTGCAAGCTGGGAACTTGATAGAGATTGAAGAATCCCTAAAAGATAAACGAGACAAAAGAAATTCCTCACAACCTGAGAATAAAAAAAGTGCAGGATCTATATTCAGAAATCCTAAAGTATTAGATGAAGATGGGAAACCGATCAAGGCTTGGCAATTGATTGATCGTGCAGGACTGCGCGGAGTTATTCAAGGTGGCGCACAGATATCGCCTGAGCATTGCAATTTTATCGTGAATCTTGGCGGAGCTAAAGCTGTCGATGTTCATTATCTATCCGAACTTATCATGGAAAAGGTTGAGAAGACCAGCGGAATTTTACTGGAAAGAGAAGTTGAGAATTTCGGAACCATTCCTTAA